One window of the Bos indicus isolate NIAB-ARS_2022 breed Sahiwal x Tharparkar chromosome 15, NIAB-ARS_B.indTharparkar_mat_pri_1.0, whole genome shotgun sequence genome contains the following:
- the LOC139187390 gene encoding olfactory receptor 4A47-like, producing MESRNNVTYFVLLGLTQNPKEEKVLLFMFLFVYLLTVVGNFLIIVTVAVSKTLNTPMYFFLACLSCMDIAYSSSITPRLISDLFFGEKTITFKSCMTQLFTEHLFSGSGVFLLLVMAYDRYVAICKPLHYLVIMKQRVCVGLLVVSWVGGFLHSVIQLSTIYGLPFCGPNVIDHFMCDMYPLLELVCTDTYVIGILVVANGGLICTIVFLLLLFSYGVILHSLKNLSQEGRRKALQTCGSHITVVVCFFVPCIFIYVRPAKTFYIDKSLSVFYTVITPMLNPLIYSLRNSELIYAMKKLWKRNIISHIK from the coding sequence ATGGAATCAAGAAACAATGTAACCTACTTTGTTCTCCTGGGACTCACACAGAATCCAAAGGAGGAGAAAGTACTTTTGTTTATGTTCCTGTTTGTCTACCTTTTGACTGTGGTGGGCAATTTTCTAATTATAGTCACTGTAGCTGTCAGTAAGACCCTGAACACACCAATGTACTTTTTTCTTGCTTGCTTATCATGTATGGATATTGCTTATTCCTCTTCTATTACCCCCAGATTGATCTCAGACttgttctttggagaaaaaacCATAACCTTTAAATCTTGCATGACCCAGCTATTTACAGAGCACCTTTTTTCTGGATCAGGGGTCTTCCTTCTGCtggtgatggcctatgaccgctatgtggccatctgtaagcccTTGCATTACTTGGTGATCATGAAGCAGAGGGTGTGTGTTGGGTTGCTAGTGGTGTCCTGGGTTGGAGGTTTTCTGCATTCAGTAATTCAACTTAGCACTATTTATGGGCTCCCATTCTGTGGTCCAAATGTCATTGATCACTTTATGTGTGACATGTACCCCTTATTGGAACTTGTCTGTACTGACACCTATGTCATTGGCATCTTAGTTGTGGCCAATGGAGGACTGATCTGCACTATAGTGTTTCTGCTCTTGCTCTTCTCCTATGGAGTCATCCTGCACTCTCTGAagaacctgagtcaggaagggagGCGGAAAGCCCTCCAGACCTGTGGTTCCCACATCACTGTGGTTGTCTGCTTCTTTGTTCCCtgtattttcatatatgtaaGACCTGCTAAGACCTTCTACATTGATAAATCATTGAGCGTGTTCTATACAGTCATAACCCCTATGCTGAACCCATTAATCTACAGTCTAAGAAATTCTGAGTTAATTTATGCTATGAAGAAGCTCTGGAAAAGAAACATCATATCCCATATTAAATAA